The proteins below are encoded in one region of Desertifilum tharense IPPAS B-1220:
- the rpmI gene encoding 50S ribosomal protein L35, whose amino-acid sequence MPKLKTRRAAAKRFRATGSGKIVRRKAFKNHLLHHKSAERKRRLSNMAEVHERDAENVRLMLPYL is encoded by the coding sequence ATGCCAAAACTAAAAACTCGCCGCGCTGCTGCCAAGCGGTTTCGAGCAACGGGCAGTGGCAAAATTGTTCGCCGCAAAGCGTTCAAAAATCACCTTTTACACCATAAAAGTGCTGAAAGAAAACGCCGCCTATCTAACATGGCGGAGGTTCACGAGCGCGATGCAGAGAACGTGCGCTTGATGCTTCCTTATTTGTAA
- a CDS encoding transporter substrate-binding domain-containing protein encodes MKNRLWKAAFFKLQTLHFLLCFGLLAVPGLATTSQRIMASAQLQRIQQRGYLTVAVKDNLRPLGFRDSEENLQGLEIEIAQRLAAEILGDRNAIRWLPANNQERLALVAEGRVDLAIARLSVTGSRSRLVDFSTPYYIDGTAFVTRQPAIDSLEAIGQQTIAVLNDSTTVAYVRYFIPNANLVGVDSYQEALALLEAGEAATFAADATVLTGWVQEYPQYRLLPFLISADALAIAMPRGLQHDAFRRKVNQAIAQWRSEGWLRERAQFWGLPLPQ; translated from the coding sequence ATGAAAAATCGACTCTGGAAAGCGGCTTTTTTCAAACTTCAGACTTTACACTTCCTCTTGTGTTTTGGTCTTTTAGCGGTTCCTGGCTTGGCAACAACCAGCCAGAGAATCATGGCAAGCGCCCAACTTCAAAGGATTCAGCAGCGCGGTTATTTAACCGTTGCCGTCAAAGATAATTTGCGTCCGTTAGGGTTTCGGGATAGTGAAGAGAACTTGCAAGGTTTAGAAATCGAAATTGCTCAAAGACTCGCTGCCGAAATTTTAGGCGATCGCAATGCCATTCGTTGGCTGCCCGCGAACAATCAAGAGCGACTGGCATTAGTGGCTGAAGGACGGGTGGATCTAGCGATCGCGCGACTGAGCGTGACGGGTTCGCGATCGCGCCTGGTAGACTTTAGCACGCCCTATTATATCGACGGCACCGCCTTTGTCACCCGACAACCCGCGATCGATAGCCTAGAAGCCATTGGACAACAAACCATCGCCGTTCTGAATGATTCCACAACCGTCGCCTACGTGCGCTATTTTATCCCCAATGCCAATCTGGTCGGGGTAGACTCGTACCAAGAGGCTTTAGCCCTGTTGGAAGCCGGAGAGGCGGCAACCTTTGCGGCGGATGCGACCGTTTTAACGGGTTGGGTACAGGAATATCCCCAGTATCGCCTATTGCCATTTTTGATTTCTGCCGATGCATTGGCGATCGCTATGCCACGCGGTCTTCAGCATGACGCATTTCGACGCAAAGTCAATCAGGCGATCGCCCAATGGAGAAGCGAAGGCTGGCTGAGAGAACGCGCCCAATTTTGGGGATTACCCCTACCCCAGTAG
- a CDS encoding type II CAAX prenyl endopeptidase Rce1 family protein produces MSGSPIGAMFLIEPFVSLSHRFVAALTTIPNASAWGVAAALLGVYTLIALPIGFQFGFIQRDTQTSPKVIRDVLLLALISPALSEELFFRVLLLPHSSEGCSLAVLGFWGIAGLIVFILYHPLNGISFFPAGRQTFFNPVFLGLAALLGIICTLAYWHSGSIWPAVVLHWIVVVVWLLLFGGYRQLHQELV; encoded by the coding sequence ATGTCAGGAAGTCCGATCGGCGCTATGTTTCTCATTGAACCCTTTGTATCGTTAAGCCATCGCTTCGTAGCTGCTTTAACCACGATTCCCAACGCCTCAGCCTGGGGAGTCGCCGCTGCACTCTTAGGCGTTTATACCCTCATTGCCTTACCCATCGGCTTTCAATTTGGCTTTATCCAACGGGATACCCAAACCTCACCCAAAGTTATTCGGGATGTACTGTTACTGGCATTAATATCGCCAGCCTTGTCTGAAGAGTTATTTTTCCGCGTGCTATTACTTCCCCATTCCAGTGAAGGATGTTCGCTAGCGGTATTGGGGTTTTGGGGAATTGCAGGTTTAATTGTGTTTATTCTCTATCATCCCCTCAATGGCATCAGCTTTTTCCCCGCCGGACGCCAGACCTTTTTTAATCCGGTATTTTTAGGGTTAGCCGCCCTCTTGGGGATTATTTGCACGTTAGCCTATTGGCATAGCGGCTCCATTTGGCCCGCCGTTGTCTTACATTGGATTGTGGTGGTGGTGTGGTTGTTGCTATTTGGGGGATACCGCCAACTCCACCAGGAATTAGTGTGA
- a CDS encoding class I SAM-dependent methyltransferase, whose amino-acid sequence MNQVLSPNQVNLINQLIVANTLEKILGIENQIHSVESFLTSKDNLDPNQALQFQQQLAGAYNNLANTLVRQNQLDEALHYYNQAFHLSQLLNPSDRARLLYSIGNVFISKQNIEEAESYFRKSLEIDPNLAVSQQQLNRLQYEKHNYQKGYQFTQDWFSPSIEAWQKHFQRFINYPNLQVLEIGSWEGRSACWLIENILTHPSARITCVDTFEGSLEHHNWYSQDYIRSVEGRFDHNMTATGHPEKVIKLVGSSHEVLRSLPFQTYDLIYIDGSHIASDVVIDASLSWLLAKVGGLIVFDDYYFKFAETSPDNTQIGIDAFLKAFTPRIKILQQDRQVVVEKLSA is encoded by the coding sequence ATGAATCAAGTTTTAAGCCCCAATCAAGTTAACCTGATTAACCAATTGATTGTTGCGAATACCCTCGAAAAGATTTTAGGAATTGAAAATCAAATTCACTCCGTTGAATCATTTTTAACCTCTAAGGATAATTTAGATCCTAATCAGGCTCTTCAGTTTCAACAACAGCTCGCAGGAGCGTATAATAACTTAGCCAATACCCTCGTGCGTCAAAACCAACTGGATGAGGCGCTGCACTATTATAATCAGGCGTTTCATCTGTCGCAGCTCCTCAATCCAAGCGATCGCGCTCGGCTGCTTTATAGTATAGGTAACGTCTTCATTAGCAAGCAAAATATAGAAGAAGCCGAATCTTATTTTCGGAAATCCTTAGAAATCGATCCGAATTTAGCGGTTAGCCAACAACAACTCAACCGCCTGCAATACGAGAAACACAATTACCAAAAAGGGTATCAATTTACCCAAGATTGGTTTAGTCCCAGTATAGAGGCGTGGCAAAAACACTTCCAGCGTTTTATTAATTACCCTAACCTGCAAGTTCTGGAAATTGGCAGTTGGGAAGGTCGTTCCGCCTGCTGGTTAATTGAGAATATTCTCACCCATCCGAGTGCGAGAATTACCTGCGTTGATACCTTTGAAGGCAGTTTAGAGCATCATAACTGGTATTCCCAAGATTATATCCGCTCGGTAGAAGGTCGGTTTGACCATAACATGACAGCCACCGGACATCCCGAAAAAGTCATTAAGTTAGTTGGGAGTTCTCATGAGGTATTGCGATCGCTCCCCTTCCAAACCTACGATCTGATCTATATCGACGGTTCCCATATTGCTAGCGATGTCGTGATAGATGCCAGTTTAAGCTGGCTGCTAGCCAAAGTCGGCGGTTTGATCGTCTTTGACGACTACTACTTCAAATTTGCCGAAACCTCCCCCGACAACACCCAAATTGGCATTGACGCCTTCCTGAAAGCCTTTACCCCTCGGATTAAAATCTTGCAACAGGATCGTCAAGTTGTCGTTGAAAAACTCAGCGCTTAA
- a CDS encoding type IV pilin-like G/H family protein, whose product MSQKTVGQQFQWRNFWGTVAGLTLVTLIHTVPSFLSLPNKAKQSAAKAELLEMNQEQQQAYVQQGTFLMGSNRPTRPNAYRFSTQHNGDAVYSKAIPIREYEFGEFFIFPWNRFVPLRSYVGVVIVTNAQKRETLSTICAIYSQNQQISLIQQSGKLNCN is encoded by the coding sequence ATGAGTCAGAAAACGGTAGGCCAGCAATTCCAGTGGCGCAATTTCTGGGGAACTGTCGCAGGGTTAACCCTAGTGACGTTGATTCATACTGTACCGAGTTTCCTATCTTTGCCCAATAAAGCTAAACAGTCGGCGGCGAAGGCGGAATTGCTAGAAATGAACCAGGAACAGCAACAGGCTTACGTGCAGCAGGGGACTTTTCTGATGGGTAGCAACCGCCCAACCCGTCCAAATGCCTATCGTTTTTCGACACAACACAACGGCGATGCAGTTTACAGCAAGGCAATCCCGATTAGAGAATATGAGTTTGGTGAATTTTTCATTTTTCCCTGGAATCGGTTTGTTCCGTTGAGGTCTTATGTTGGGGTTGTGATTGTCACCAACGCACAAAAGCGAGAAACCCTATCGACAATTTGTGCGATATATTCCCAAAATCAGCAAATCAGCCTGATTCAGCAGTCTGGCAAATTGAATTGCAATTAA
- a CDS encoding acylphosphatase, which produces MIDSPSPAGIIRTHVFISGKVQGVGYRFSTVEMAQRYGVKGWVRNLPDRRVEAVFEGEPEAVESLLNWCHQGPPAAVVDAVEVHSETPEGLSQFEVKR; this is translated from the coding sequence ATGATTGATTCTCCCTCACCCGCCGGGATTATTCGCACTCATGTTTTTATCTCTGGAAAAGTGCAAGGGGTGGGTTATCGCTTTTCTACGGTGGAAATGGCACAACGCTATGGCGTCAAGGGTTGGGTGCGAAACCTTCCGGATCGGCGCGTGGAAGCGGTTTTTGAGGGGGAACCGGAGGCGGTGGAGTCCCTCCTCAATTGGTGCCATCAAGGGCCGCCTGCGGCGGTGGTAGATGCCGTAGAAGTCCATTCTGAAACACCGGAAGGATTGAGTCAGTTTGAGGTTAAGCGCTGA
- the aroB gene encoding 3-dehydroquinate synthase produces the protein MESAIRVNLPESAYEIAIAPGNLERLGPMMAQLKLGKQVLLVSNAAILRRYGESAIASLEAAGFTVATHLFPPGERYKTLASIQKLYDTALEHRLERSSTMVALGGGVVGDMTGFAAATWLRGVNFVQVPTSLLAMIDASIGGKTGVNHPRGKNLIGAFYQPKLVVIDPNVLQTLPTREFRAGMAEVIKYGIIWDADLFSKLEASPRLDQLRYLDPGLLQTIITRSCQAKADVVGQDEKEAGLRAILNYGHTIGHAVESLTGYRLVNHGEAVAIGMVAAGQLAVEMGLWSAECQARQLGSIQKANLPTQIPSFLDLDAIADTLSTDKKVQAGQVRFILPKDIGEVIISDRVSRDTLKQVLAQMQA, from the coding sequence GTGGAGTCTGCAATTCGGGTAAATTTACCAGAGTCAGCGTATGAGATTGCGATCGCTCCTGGCAACTTAGAACGCCTAGGGCCGATGATGGCTCAATTGAAGCTGGGGAAACAGGTGCTGTTGGTTTCCAATGCTGCCATTTTAAGGCGGTATGGCGAAAGCGCGATCGCCTCTTTGGAAGCGGCGGGTTTCACGGTTGCGACTCACCTGTTCCCCCCCGGAGAACGCTACAAGACTCTCGCTTCAATTCAAAAGCTTTACGATACCGCCCTAGAACATCGCCTAGAACGCTCCTCTACAATGGTGGCTCTAGGGGGGGGTGTTGTGGGGGATATGACAGGCTTTGCGGCGGCTACCTGGCTCAGAGGGGTTAATTTTGTCCAGGTTCCTACCTCTCTCCTGGCGATGATCGATGCGTCTATTGGCGGGAAAACTGGGGTAAACCATCCGCGAGGCAAAAATCTGATTGGCGCATTCTATCAACCCAAACTAGTAGTAATTGACCCCAATGTGTTGCAAACCCTCCCGACGCGAGAATTCCGGGCGGGGATGGCTGAGGTCATTAAATATGGCATCATTTGGGATGCGGATCTGTTCAGCAAGTTAGAAGCTTCGCCGCGCTTAGACCAACTCCGCTATCTCGATCCGGGATTGCTGCAAACCATTATTACCCGTTCTTGCCAAGCCAAAGCTGATGTGGTCGGTCAAGATGAAAAAGAAGCAGGTTTAAGAGCAATTCTCAATTACGGTCACACCATCGGTCATGCGGTGGAAAGCCTGACGGGATATCGATTAGTGAATCATGGTGAAGCCGTCGCTATTGGGATGGTTGCGGCTGGACAACTTGCGGTTGAAATGGGGTTGTGGTCGGCCGAATGTCAAGCGCGTCAGCTAGGATCGATCCAGAAGGCGAACTTACCTACCCAAATCCCCAGTTTCTTGGATCTCGATGCGATCGCCGATACCCTATCCACCGATAAGAAAGTCCAAGCGGGTCAGGTACGCTTTATCCTTCCCAAGGATATCGGAGAAGTCATCATTAGCGATCGCGTCTCTCGCGACACCTTAAAACAAGTCCTTGCCCAAATGCAAGCGTAA
- a CDS encoding DUF433 domain-containing protein — translation MTRQELEEQLLALSLSDRAYIVQYLTERLCMGAKGIQKTPGICGGEACIAGTRIAVWLLVEARQMGISEAQLLQDYPHIRAADLVNAWAYAEAYPEEIATAIGANDRVVE, via the coding sequence ATGACCCGCCAAGAACTTGAAGAGCAACTGCTGGCACTTTCGCTTTCCGATCGAGCCTATATAGTTCAATACCTGACTGAAAGGTTATGTATGGGCGCTAAAGGGATTCAGAAAACGCCTGGGATTTGTGGGGGAGAAGCCTGTATTGCAGGAACTCGTATTGCAGTTTGGCTTTTAGTTGAAGCCCGCCAGATGGGAATATCAGAAGCCCAACTGTTACAAGATTATCCTCATATTCGTGCCGCCGATCTGGTGAATGCGTGGGCGTATGCTGAAGCCTATCCTGAAGAAATTGCTACAGCCATTGGTGCTAACGATCGGGTTGTTGAGTAA
- a CDS encoding tetratricopeptide repeat protein — translation MDAQLPVLYLSLLLGLLGIATWFIVRQILRTRRVETTLSRLQQKLRKEKGTAQEYYELGCIYTDKKLFSQAVPPFQKALKAEDLPSEEAALIYNALGFAYAAQEQYDLAIRQYKEALKLNADYPIAYNNLGYAYEQKRLTSQALEAYEAALKVSPDNATAKKRSESLRKRLAPS, via the coding sequence ATGGACGCTCAACTGCCCGTTCTTTATCTTTCCCTGCTATTAGGATTGCTCGGTATTGCAACGTGGTTCATTGTTCGCCAAATTCTGAGAACTCGCCGAGTTGAAACCACCCTATCGCGCCTTCAACAAAAGCTGAGGAAAGAAAAAGGCACCGCTCAAGAATATTACGAGCTAGGCTGTATCTATACCGATAAAAAACTCTTTTCTCAAGCGGTTCCCCCTTTTCAAAAAGCCCTGAAAGCCGAAGATTTACCATCCGAAGAAGCCGCTTTAATTTATAACGCCCTCGGTTTTGCCTACGCCGCCCAAGAACAATACGATCTAGCCATACGCCAGTACAAAGAAGCTTTGAAACTGAATGCAGATTACCCCATCGCTTACAATAACTTGGGGTACGCTTACGAACAAAAACGCCTGACTTCACAAGCGTTAGAAGCCTACGAAGCTGCCCTCAAAGTTAGCCCCGATAATGCAACGGCTAAAAAACGTTCCGAGTCTCTGCGGAAGCGTTTAGCCCCCTCTTAA
- a CDS encoding DUF5615 family PIN-like protein → MARLYADEQFPRAVSELLRTMGHDVLTVQEAGNANLGISDEAVLAFAVRNLRAVITLNRYDFVQLHRADQNHFGIIVCTNDPDRQRMAERIDTAIAPLDSLTGQLIRVVRPSN, encoded by the coding sequence ATGGCACGCCTTTATGCAGATGAACAGTTTCCGCGAGCAGTCAGCGAACTCCTCCGAACAATGGGACACGATGTTTTAACGGTTCAAGAGGCGGGTAATGCGAATCTGGGGATATCCGATGAAGCAGTATTAGCGTTTGCTGTTCGGAATTTGCGGGCTGTAATTACTTTAAATCGTTATGACTTTGTGCAATTGCATCGTGCGGATCAAAACCATTTTGGGATTATTGTTTGTACAAACGATCCAGATCGGCAACGGATGGCAGAACGGATAGATACTGCGATCGCTCCTTTAGATAGCTTAACAGGTCAGTTAATTCGCGTTGTTCGCCCTAGTAATTAA
- a CDS encoding cytochrome b6-f complex subunit PetL, whose amino-acid sequence MTIDGAIAYVVFLGAAYVGALVLFFGLRAVKLI is encoded by the coding sequence ATGACGATTGATGGTGCGATCGCTTACGTCGTGTTCTTAGGCGCAGCTTACGTCGGTGCTTTAGTCCTGTTTTTCGGTCTACGCGCTGTCAAACTCATCTAG
- the rplT gene encoding 50S ribosomal protein L20, giving the protein MRVKRGNVARKRRKKILKLAKGFRGSHSKLFRTANQQVMKALRSAYRDRKKRKRDFRRLWIVRLNAAARQQGISYSQLIGKLKKANIGLNRKVLAQMAILDPTSFAKVVEAAVQAQ; this is encoded by the coding sequence ATGAGAGTTAAACGCGGGAATGTGGCTCGCAAGCGCCGCAAGAAGATTTTAAAGCTTGCTAAGGGATTTCGCGGATCGCACTCTAAGCTGTTCCGCACAGCTAACCAACAGGTGATGAAGGCACTGCGGAGTGCCTATCGCGATCGCAAAAAACGCAAACGCGATTTCCGTCGCCTGTGGATCGTCCGCCTGAATGCGGCGGCTCGTCAACAAGGAATTAGCTATTCTCAGTTAATTGGGAAACTCAAAAAAGCCAATATCGGCTTAAACCGCAAGGTTCTCGCTCAAATGGCGATTCTTGACCCCACCAGCTTTGCCAAAGTTGTCGAAGCTGCCGTTCAAGCCCAATAA
- a CDS encoding NupC/NupG family nucleoside CNT transporter: protein MDWRLNIVSLLGMIGLCIVAWLGSENKRIIPWKVIIFGISIQLLIGLLVFVLPTRDLIAGLNNLLNAVLDASEAGARFLFTDLFVPNPNAPVAGLGTAGRWISRTLSDPYVPLPGERLGAGNLNPGYIFAFRALPQVIFFSGLISLLYRLNIIQPIVKVFAQVFRQLMNISGAESLAGAANIFVGIESAIAVKPFLMEMSRSELCAILTSCFGSIASTVLALYAGLLRPVFPAITGHLVSASIMTIPACFVISKLLVPETTVPKTLGKVPEEEMDPVMVRPSPVDSLIIGALDGVKMAVGIAAVLIAILGVVALIDIFFNNLSAWITGTFSGTGETSLLVQFFSAPLSNFLGVLFLPLTFLTGVSLEWQELWQSSVIIGRRLLETNIPPYLTLARLTESGALSDRALLIISYVLCGFTHIPSYGIFVGGLSSLVPERRSEISALGWKALWAGTLATLMTGCVAGLFDFGNAAILGR, encoded by the coding sequence ATGGACTGGAGATTAAACATCGTTTCCTTATTAGGAATGATTGGACTGTGTATTGTCGCTTGGCTGGGATCGGAGAATAAGCGGATTATTCCCTGGAAAGTGATTATTTTTGGCATTAGCATACAACTGTTGATTGGTTTGCTGGTCTTCGTTTTACCCACCCGCGATCTGATCGCCGGATTAAATAATCTGCTCAACGCCGTGTTAGACGCTTCAGAAGCGGGCGCGCGGTTCTTGTTCACCGATTTATTTGTGCCGAACCCTAACGCCCCCGTTGCCGGTTTAGGAACGGCCGGGCGCTGGATTAGCCGCACCTTAAGCGATCCCTACGTCCCGCTTCCGGGCGAACGCTTGGGGGCAGGAAATCTCAATCCGGGCTATATCTTTGCCTTCCGCGCCCTTCCCCAGGTGATCTTCTTCTCCGGGTTGATCAGCTTGTTATATCGCCTCAATATCATTCAGCCGATTGTTAAAGTTTTTGCCCAAGTTTTTCGGCAGTTAATGAACATCAGCGGGGCAGAATCTTTAGCCGGGGCAGCCAATATCTTTGTGGGGATTGAAAGCGCGATCGCCGTTAAGCCCTTCTTAATGGAAATGAGCCGCAGCGAACTCTGTGCCATCCTCACCAGTTGTTTTGGCTCCATCGCCTCAACCGTCTTAGCGCTGTATGCCGGGTTACTGCGTCCCGTCTTTCCGGCGATTACCGGACACCTAGTCTCTGCCTCCATTATGACGATTCCGGCTTGTTTCGTCATTTCCAAACTCCTGGTTCCCGAAACCACCGTTCCCAAAACCCTAGGGAAAGTTCCAGAAGAAGAAATGGACCCCGTAATGGTGCGTCCTAGTCCCGTGGATAGCTTAATTATCGGAGCGCTAGATGGCGTCAAGATGGCCGTTGGCATTGCAGCGGTACTCATTGCCATTCTGGGCGTCGTCGCGCTGATTGACATCTTCTTCAATAACCTGTCTGCTTGGATTACCGGCACCTTCAGCGGTACGGGCGAAACCTCCCTACTGGTGCAATTTTTTAGCGCCCCTTTAAGTAACTTCCTGGGCGTTCTGTTTTTACCGCTCACCTTCCTCACCGGCGTGTCCTTAGAATGGCAGGAACTGTGGCAATCTTCCGTGATTATTGGACGGAGGCTGCTCGAAACCAACATTCCTCCCTACCTCACCTTAGCCAGACTGACCGAAAGCGGCGCATTAAGCGATCGCGCTTTATTAATTATTAGTTACGTGCTGTGCGGTTTTACCCATATTCCCTCCTACGGGATTTTCGTGGGCGGCTTATCCTCCTTGGTGCCCGAAAGACGTTCGGAAATTTCAGCACTAGGCTGGAAAGCGCTCTGGGCCGGAACCCTCGCC